A part of Sulfurimonas sp. HSL-1716 genomic DNA contains:
- a CDS encoding RNA polymerase factor sigma-54: MATLRVSQSVETKNKLSNTLRNWLPILHSSLSELGEAMSPFVESNPVVEVSSGFEESFESKIPKRIISGSVTNSRTEQIEALTVQTKSLYDVLDEQLEAPLFPTPISQRIAQFVASNLDENGYYEGESEEFCKENDISIDEFERVRRRFIHVEPLGIGAKNLSESFLFQLENSEISDEGYELAVKLIEDLQEMHTYSENEHFEEAMKVIGSFKNPPAIEYLEDSAQVIPDLMIFFDEESGIEVKLNDAYYPTININTEYAVEHEFISQKIKEAKSLVDALDMRKATLYKVGLMIVEYQYEFFTGGNIMPLTLKTLADEFGHNPSTISRAIANKYIACDRGIFAMKEFFTTAIDEDVSNSAIKDFLLQIVKDEPPQKPLSDMKLLEMIQEKFKVTMVRRTIAKYRKQLNIAGSSERKKLYHLNV, from the coding sequence ATGGCAACTTTAAGAGTCAGTCAAAGTGTCGAGACCAAGAATAAGCTCTCAAACACTCTGCGTAACTGGCTGCCGATACTGCACTCGAGTCTGAGCGAACTCGGTGAAGCCATGTCTCCCTTTGTCGAATCAAATCCCGTTGTCGAAGTAAGTTCGGGATTTGAGGAGAGTTTTGAAAGCAAGATACCAAAAAGAATAATATCGGGAAGCGTCACAAACTCAAGAACAGAGCAGATTGAGGCTCTGACGGTACAAACGAAATCTCTTTACGACGTGCTTGACGAACAGCTTGAAGCTCCGCTTTTTCCGACACCGATCTCTCAACGTATTGCGCAGTTCGTAGCTTCAAATCTCGATGAAAACGGATACTATGAGGGAGAAAGCGAAGAGTTCTGCAAAGAAAACGATATTTCGATAGATGAATTTGAACGCGTCAGAAGAAGATTTATCCATGTAGAACCGCTCGGTATAGGTGCAAAAAACCTTTCGGAGTCGTTTTTGTTTCAGCTGGAGAACTCCGAGATCAGCGACGAAGGGTATGAACTTGCCGTCAAGCTGATAGAGGATCTTCAAGAGATGCATACATATAGCGAAAATGAGCATTTCGAAGAGGCGATGAAGGTGATTGGAAGCTTTAAGAACCCTCCAGCCATCGAGTATCTTGAAGATTCGGCGCAAGTCATTCCCGATCTGATGATATTTTTTGATGAAGAGAGCGGTATCGAAGTAAAGCTCAACGATGCGTATTATCCGACCATTAACATCAATACCGAGTACGCCGTCGAACATGAGTTCATTTCCCAAAAGATAAAAGAGGCCAAAAGCCTCGTGGACGCCCTTGACATGAGAAAAGCTACGCTTTATAAAGTAGGGCTGATGATAGTGGAGTATCAGTACGAATTCTTTACGGGCGGAAACATCATGCCACTTACCCTAAAGACCCTGGCCGATGAGTTCGGGCACAATCCCTCGACCATTTCGCGTGCCATAGCTAACAAATACATAGCCTGCGACCGGGGGATCTTTGCTATGAAAGAGTTCTTTACCACTGCGATCGACGAGGATGTTTCAAACTCCGCTATCAAAGACTTTCTGCTTCAGATAGTCAAAGACGAGCCGCCGCAGAAACCTCTGAGCGATATGAAACTTCTTGAGATGATCCAAGAGAAATTCAAAGTCACGATGGTTCGCCGTACCATCGCAAAGTATAGAAAACAGCTTAATATCGCGGGTTCAAGTGAAAGAAAAAAACTTTACCATCTCAATGTCTGA
- a CDS encoding NAD(P)/FAD-dependent oxidoreductase, whose translation MKRYDVIVIGSGAAGMIAAIKAAREKKRVLLLEKLSKLGSKLKATGGGRCNLTNTLGNEDFMAKFGRNGRFMQDALNLFGHKELIEFFNDIGVKTHAPDGFRVFPVGHDSQTVLFALQNELEHLHVEVRTSQKVIEILSEDLQIKGVKSRSDIYFSPNVIIATGGLGYPVLGAEGDGYALASSLGHKTTELYPAMMPLTTKEKWTNNCRADTLAKVELRVDLKKYKNLKALGDLIFTKNGIRGPVVLDFAREITPILSKLGEVPIVANFTKGMNEDEILRHFKNESVKDPDSTIEQNLLSILPSSVIHELCRLADVDPSMRFNKTEGKNRARLIKILAATPLTVNGHEGFKTAMITRGGISLKEIDPRTMQSRLVKGLYFCGEVIDIDGPCGGYNLQWSFSSGYLAGSLLS comes from the coding sequence ATGAAGAGATATGATGTGATCGTGATCGGTTCGGGAGCTGCCGGAATGATAGCCGCCATAAAAGCTGCAAGAGAGAAAAAAAGGGTTCTTCTCTTAGAAAAGCTCTCAAAACTCGGAAGCAAGCTCAAAGCTACCGGCGGAGGAAGATGCAATCTCACCAATACTCTCGGCAACGAAGATTTTATGGCGAAGTTCGGACGCAACGGACGTTTTATGCAAGATGCACTCAATCTTTTCGGCCACAAAGAGCTCATAGAGTTTTTTAACGATATCGGTGTCAAAACCCATGCACCTGACGGATTTCGGGTCTTTCCCGTCGGACATGATTCCCAGACCGTGCTTTTTGCTTTGCAAAATGAACTAGAACATCTGCATGTAGAAGTAAGAACTTCGCAAAAAGTTATCGAGATACTCAGCGAAGACTTACAAATAAAAGGTGTAAAGAGCCGGAGCGATATATACTTTTCGCCAAACGTCATAATCGCGACGGGAGGACTCGGATATCCCGTACTTGGAGCCGAGGGCGACGGCTACGCTCTTGCTTCGTCGCTCGGACATAAAACGACCGAGCTCTATCCCGCGATGATGCCACTTACCACTAAAGAGAAATGGACGAATAACTGCAGAGCCGATACTCTGGCAAAAGTCGAACTCCGCGTCGATCTCAAAAAATATAAGAACCTCAAAGCCCTAGGCGATCTTATCTTCACAAAAAACGGCATACGTGGACCCGTAGTTCTTGACTTTGCACGCGAGATCACGCCTATCTTGAGCAAACTCGGCGAAGTTCCTATCGTCGCAAATTTTACAAAAGGGATGAATGAGGATGAGATCCTCCGTCATTTTAAAAATGAGAGCGTAAAAGATCCTGATTCAACCATAGAACAAAACCTTCTGTCGATCCTGCCGAGTTCGGTCATCCATGAACTCTGCCGCTTGGCAGATGTAGACCCTTCTATGAGATTTAACAAAACAGAAGGAAAAAACCGCGCACGACTCATAAAGATACTCGCTGCTACACCGCTGACCGTAAACGGGCATGAGGGATTTAAAACGGCAATGATCACAAGAGGCGGAATCTCTCTCAAAGAGATAGATCCCCGCACTATGCAAAGCAGACTCGTAAAAGGCCTGTATTTCTGCGGAGAGGTGATAGACATAGACGGTCCATGCGGAGGATATAATCTGCAGTGGTCTTTTTCAAGCGGATATCTGGCGGGTTCTCTTTTATCCTAA
- a CDS encoding YajG family lipoprotein, with translation MKYLVYVIAIALFLGGCSYKNGAVSLKSYESDYTGTVQKNKRGIYIEALKDIRADKRDIGYAEVKGKKDVTFRSDVDFVQKYRYGLGRALAMAGFNTDVSGKDASLTIEVYIKNIKIVYEDKTFDENLKGEIDLQVIVKKDAKTTTLDFKERKGKWIAPSYDSRDIEPFLYTMFAQSINDIVSRLADY, from the coding sequence ATGAAATATCTAGTGTACGTCATTGCCATTGCACTGTTCTTGGGCGGTTGTTCATACAAAAACGGAGCCGTTTCTCTCAAATCATATGAATCCGATTATACGGGAACGGTTCAAAAAAACAAAAGAGGAATCTATATAGAAGCGCTAAAGGATATAAGAGCGGATAAACGTGATATCGGTTATGCCGAAGTAAAAGGTAAAAAAGACGTGACGTTTCGCAGCGACGTGGATTTTGTGCAAAAATACAGATACGGATTGGGGCGTGCGCTTGCAATGGCAGGATTTAACACGGATGTCTCTGGTAAAGATGCATCTTTAACAATAGAAGTCTATATAAAAAACATCAAGATAGTCTATGAAGACAAAACTTTTGATGAAAATCTCAAAGGCGAGATAGATTTGCAGGTCATCGTAAAAAAAGATGCAAAAACAACGACTTTGGACTTTAAAGAGAGAAAGGGAAAATGGATCGCACCGTCGTATGATTCAAGAGATATCGAGCCGTTTTTATACACTATGTTCGCACAGAGCATAAACGATATCGTCTCAAGACTGGCTGATTATTAG
- a CDS encoding cbb3-type cytochrome c oxidase subunit I yields the protein MSFMNDLINGADNRFDVNSLNALQKVTLRAVVVAFLFYGLAALEGMIMRTAAVIPDIPPVYGSVDHYFAIMTAHPIVGIFGSTYQLVFAAFMFLVPYLTKKPLYSVKLANAVWVLITLGTALAWIAAFIWHYAPLYTLYWPLPADTTQFKIIGGITFIAGVAIIMVGTLGFIYNIYATIFARVGIHKNKTTKELLISGFGIDGMLNLVHKLTGKPPYTKEPALSLPVVAIFRGTVDTFLDALVILSAGILVLVYLIANADGISLNVASVDALLYKNWFWWGLDLVADGLVLIYVAGSWYLLATLITGKKLFMENVARAALMLELLVSWMVWSHHLLADQAQPEIMKLVSGEMVTAFELLTQGLALFITLVTLWKARPLKMTMELKYLLGGLVGFGLAVPAGIIQADMAMNRVLHNTQWIIGAHVHVAVIVGLYMTLYSAVYVLWPLVTNNAKLWSMKLANAHFWLHLIGGIGMGAFMGMAGLDGMLRRHMYFHGEYNTYMILAGICGAMLLLAWVLFLFNIIMSVGLKGLIGIFLPSADKTASFGVEPEAVPETLKA from the coding sequence ATGAGTTTCATGAATGATCTAATCAACGGCGCGGACAACAGGTTTGACGTAAACAGTCTTAATGCTCTGCAAAAAGTGACGCTTCGCGCGGTAGTGGTAGCGTTTTTATTTTACGGTCTTGCGGCACTGGAGGGAATGATCATGCGCACCGCCGCGGTCATCCCCGACATTCCTCCCGTATACGGTTCTGTCGACCACTATTTTGCCATCATGACGGCTCATCCGATCGTCGGCATCTTCGGTTCTACTTATCAGCTGGTCTTTGCGGCTTTTATGTTTCTGGTACCCTATCTGACAAAAAAACCGCTTTACAGCGTTAAGCTTGCAAACGCGGTCTGGGTTCTTATCACACTGGGTACGGCACTTGCATGGATCGCCGCGTTCATCTGGCATTATGCGCCGTTATATACGCTTTATTGGCCGCTTCCCGCAGACACGACACAATTCAAGATCATAGGCGGCATCACTTTTATCGCGGGTGTAGCTATCATCATGGTAGGGACACTCGGATTTATTTACAATATCTATGCAACGATTTTCGCACGTGTCGGTATCCACAAGAACAAAACGACCAAAGAACTTCTGATCTCCGGATTCGGTATCGACGGTATGCTTAACCTTGTACATAAACTGACGGGTAAACCGCCTTATACCAAAGAGCCTGCGCTCTCGCTTCCCGTCGTTGCTATCTTTCGAGGAACCGTCGATACTTTTCTTGACGCGCTTGTGATCCTGAGTGCCGGTATCCTCGTACTGGTGTATCTCATCGCAAACGCGGACGGGATCAGCCTCAACGTCGCATCGGTGGATGCCCTTCTTTACAAAAACTGGTTTTGGTGGGGTCTGGATCTCGTAGCAGACGGATTGGTACTCATCTATGTAGCGGGCTCTTGGTATCTGCTGGCTACGCTTATCACGGGGAAAAAACTCTTTATGGAAAACGTCGCCCGTGCCGCGCTTATGCTCGAACTGCTCGTCTCATGGATGGTCTGGTCTCATCACCTGCTCGCAGATCAGGCGCAGCCGGAGATAATGAAACTTGTCTCGGGAGAGATGGTCACGGCGTTTGAACTGCTCACGCAGGGACTTGCACTCTTTATTACGCTTGTTACGCTGTGGAAAGCAAGACCGCTGAAAATGACGATGGAGCTCAAATATCTGCTGGGCGGTCTGGTAGGATTCGGTCTGGCCGTTCCCGCAGGGATCATTCAAGCGGACATGGCGATGAACAGAGTCCTTCACAATACGCAGTGGATCATCGGCGCACATGTGCATGTCGCAGTCATCGTGGGGCTTTATATGACGCTTTACAGTGCGGTCTACGTGCTTTGGCCGCTTGTGACGAACAATGCAAAACTGTGGAGTATGAAGCTGGCAAACGCACATTTCTGGCTGCATCTCATCGGCGGTATCGGTATGGGCGCATTCATGGGAATGGCGGGACTTGACGGTATGCTCAGACGCCATATGTATTTTCACGGAGAGTACAACACCTACATGATCTTAGCCGGAATATGCGGAGCGATGCTGCTATTGGCATGGGTGCTCTTTCTCTTTAACATCATCATGTCCGTCGGACTCAAAGGTCTCATCGGGATCTTCTTGCCATCAGCAGATAAAACTGCGAGTTTCGGTGTTGAACCCGAAGCGGTGCCAGAGACTCTAAAGGCATAG
- the trpD gene encoding anthranilate phosphoribosyltransferase, which yields MTYQESLKKFELLFDHKMNDEQMRDFLIGLRLNESTNVDTIAAAAHVMKAHSLCLPVQEELKEKIIDIVGTGGDKIGSFNISSTVALLVASAGAYVAKHGSRSVTSKSGSADMFEKLGVRLDLSIDNSARLLEETGFTFMFAQNYHPAMKFIMPIRKSIPDKTIFNILGPLTNPAGVKKTLLGVFDKSFVKKLADALKMNGSSDAMVVSSKERMDEISISDITYAARLKNGSIEEFVIDPLTYGIKRVPLSAIMGGDGEENAKILTNIFDNRATDAQRDIVLINAAAAFVVEGMARDLQDGIDIAKEALLSDRAKVKLQQIIEVSSKL from the coding sequence GTGACCTATCAGGAATCGTTGAAGAAATTCGAGCTTCTTTTTGACCATAAGATGAATGATGAACAGATGCGTGATTTTTTGATAGGTCTGCGTCTGAATGAATCCACGAACGTAGATACGATAGCTGCTGCTGCGCATGTGATGAAAGCGCACTCTTTATGTCTGCCGGTACAAGAAGAATTAAAAGAGAAGATCATAGATATAGTGGGAACGGGAGGAGATAAGATAGGAAGTTTCAATATCTCTTCGACGGTCGCTTTGCTTGTCGCTTCTGCGGGTGCTTATGTCGCAAAACACGGCAGCCGTTCGGTTACTTCAAAATCGGGAAGTGCGGATATGTTCGAAAAATTGGGAGTCAGGCTCGATCTCAGCATAGACAACAGCGCAAGACTTCTGGAAGAGACTGGATTTACGTTTATGTTTGCACAGAACTATCATCCTGCCATGAAATTTATTATGCCCATTAGAAAAAGTATCCCCGACAAAACGATCTTCAATATTTTAGGACCTCTTACAAACCCTGCAGGCGTAAAAAAGACGCTGCTGGGCGTTTTTGACAAATCGTTTGTGAAAAAACTTGCCGACGCTTTAAAAATGAACGGATCGAGTGATGCGATGGTCGTATCTTCAAAAGAGAGAATGGATGAAATAAGCATCTCCGATATTACGTATGCGGCAAGATTGAAAAACGGCAGTATAGAAGAGTTTGTCATCGATCCTTTGACATACGGCATCAAAAGAGTGCCTTTAAGTGCGATTATGGGCGGTGACGGAGAGGAAAATGCAAAGATACTTACAAATATATTTGACAACCGTGCGACCGATGCACAAAGAGATATAGTGCTCATAAACGCAGCAGCCGCATTTGTCGTGGAGGGTATGGCAAGAGATCTTCAAGACGGTATCGATATAGCAAAAGAGGCTTTGCTCTCAGACCGTGCCAAAGTAAAATTACAACAGATTATAGAGGTATCGTCAAAGCTGTGA
- a CDS encoding RNA-binding S4 domain-containing protein: MRIDKFLNSVNITKRRSVAQDMIANGVVSINGKVVKPSKDVSVGDVIGIAYLNGEKKYSVVGIPSVKSTPKSEQDKYVKEIE, from the coding sequence ATGAGAATCGATAAATTTTTAAACAGCGTAAATATAACAAAACGCCGCTCCGTCGCTCAGGATATGATAGCAAACGGCGTCGTAAGCATCAACGGCAAAGTAGTGAAACCAAGCAAAGACGTATCTGTAGGCGATGTGATCGGTATAGCTTACTTAAACGGAGAAAAAAAATACAGCGTCGTGGGCATCCCAAGCGTCAAATCGACTCCCAAATCCGAACAAGACAAATACGTGAAGGAGATAGAGTGA
- a CDS encoding inorganic phosphate transporter: MDIKTIRSMEKVTVQTQPSGYARLALAFLFIALVFFWTTFSHSGNHDNPFLVIGAVFGAYMAMNIGANDVANNVGPAVGSKALTMMGAIVIAAIFEASGSFIAGGDVVKTIQKGIIDPDLIANPDIFIWAMSAALLSGALWLNLATYLGAPVSTTHSIVGGVMGAGIAAAGFKIVSWGTMGSIVASWIISPILGGIIAALFLFYIKKNIVYKEDMIQSAKKVVPLLISVMAMAFVTYLMLKGVKHLIKVNFITALGIGVVSSIIMFFVVKPLIVKAADKVEKNRTGVNTLFTIPLIFAAALLSFAHGANDVANAIGPLAAINDAVMGGAIKKAVGIPFWVMSVGAIGIVIGLALYGPKLIKTVGHEITELDQMRAFSIAMAAALTVIVASQLGLPVSSTHIAVGGVFGVGFLREYLDRGESKFLESVREKFKSDKKALDEMREELKKLDKLQNKNQQDYERIVELFKSIDEKEEQVKMEKKEYKGAKKIKYVKRDAVKKIIAAWIITVPAAAVLSAAVFFMIKGIMS; this comes from the coding sequence ATGGATATTAAAACTATCAGAAGTATGGAAAAGGTCACTGTTCAGACACAACCGAGCGGTTATGCAAGACTCGCACTTGCATTTTTATTTATAGCGTTAGTGTTTTTTTGGACAACTTTTTCACACAGCGGGAATCATGATAATCCATTTTTAGTTATCGGTGCGGTATTTGGCGCATATATGGCTATGAACATCGGTGCTAATGACGTTGCAAACAACGTGGGACCTGCGGTAGGCTCAAAAGCGCTCACGATGATGGGCGCCATTGTCATTGCGGCTATCTTTGAAGCGAGCGGTTCTTTTATAGCGGGCGGCGACGTTGTAAAAACGATACAAAAAGGGATAATCGATCCCGATCTGATCGCTAATCCGGATATCTTTATTTGGGCGATGAGCGCAGCGCTTTTAAGCGGTGCTTTGTGGCTGAACCTTGCGACGTATCTGGGTGCACCGGTCTCTACGACCCACTCGATAGTCGGCGGTGTTATGGGTGCGGGGATAGCTGCTGCGGGATTTAAGATAGTCTCATGGGGTACGATGGGAAGTATCGTCGCCAGTTGGATAATATCTCCTATTTTGGGAGGGATCATCGCCGCTCTGTTCCTGTTTTATATAAAGAAAAATATCGTTTATAAAGAAGATATGATACAAAGCGCAAAAAAGGTGGTGCCTCTTCTTATCTCAGTCATGGCGATGGCCTTTGTCACTTACTTGATGCTAAAAGGCGTCAAACATCTTATAAAAGTGAACTTTATTACTGCACTTGGTATAGGCGTCGTATCTTCGATCATAATGTTTTTTGTTGTCAAACCGCTTATCGTCAAAGCCGCGGACAAAGTGGAAAAAAACAGAACGGGCGTAAACACGCTCTTTACAATCCCTCTCATCTTTGCGGCGGCTCTTCTTAGTTTTGCACACGGCGCGAACGACGTGGCAAACGCCATCGGACCTTTGGCGGCGATCAACGATGCCGTCATGGGAGGCGCGATCAAAAAAGCCGTGGGTATTCCGTTTTGGGTTATGAGCGTGGGTGCTATCGGTATAGTCATAGGTCTTGCGCTTTACGGGCCAAAGCTTATCAAAACCGTCGGACATGAGATAACAGAGCTTGACCAGATGAGAGCATTCAGTATCGCTATGGCGGCTGCACTGACAGTGATCGTCGCTTCTCAGCTGGGTCTTCCCGTTTCATCCACGCATATAGCCGTCGGCGGTGTTTTTGGTGTCGGGTTCTTAAGAGAATATCTCGACCGCGGCGAATCCAAATTTTTAGAGAGCGTCAGAGAAAAGTTCAAATCCGATAAAAAAGCGCTTGATGAGATGCGCGAAGAGCTGAAAAAGCTTGACAAACTCCAAAATAAAAACCAGCAGGACTATGAAAGAATCGTAGAACTCTTCAAAAGCATCGACGAAAAAGAGGAGCAGGTTAAAATGGAGAAAAAAGAGTACAAAGGTGCTAAAAAGATCAAGTACGTAAAAAGAGATGCGGTTAAAAAAATCATTGCCGCCTGGATCATCACGGTTCCTGCAGCAGCAGTACTGAGTGCCGCCGTCTTCTTTATGATAAAAGGTATAATGAGCTAG
- a CDS encoding TIGR02757 family protein: MKEKNFTISMSDVKRLLDAEVLKRDSQTEICAERLDPVMVARRHNDEIVSLICALFAYGGVKQIVSFLDSLDFSLLDADVDEIKEALKSHYYRFQKSEDVAALFIALKRLKEQSTLEDVFVRGYGRQNSVIEGIDEIVKKINSFYPHSSKGYEFLLSRVTAKTKGAGALKRWMLYLRWMVRDDNIDIGLWNRVDKKDLIIPLDTHTFNVSRRLGLLKRKTYDLQAAIELTCRLREFDESDPLKYDFAFYRIGQEKLLEDVGMAKLQPYLSGELNIHDV, encoded by the coding sequence GTGAAAGAAAAAAACTTTACCATCTCAATGTCTGATGTAAAGCGGCTGCTAGATGCCGAAGTCTTAAAAAGAGATTCTCAAACAGAGATCTGTGCTGAGAGACTGGACCCGGTCATGGTCGCACGCCGCCATAATGACGAGATCGTCTCTCTCATCTGTGCGCTGTTTGCGTACGGAGGAGTAAAACAGATAGTCTCGTTCTTGGATTCGCTTGATTTTTCGCTGCTGGATGCGGATGTAGACGAGATAAAAGAGGCTCTAAAAAGCCATTATTATAGATTTCAAAAAAGCGAAGATGTCGCTGCACTTTTTATCGCCCTCAAACGACTAAAAGAGCAGAGCACTCTTGAAGATGTATTCGTGCGTGGATACGGCAGACAAAACAGTGTTATAGAGGGGATAGATGAAATTGTCAAAAAGATAAATTCGTTTTATCCTCATAGTTCCAAAGGATACGAATTTTTACTTTCCAGAGTAACGGCAAAAACAAAAGGCGCGGGAGCGTTAAAACGCTGGATGCTGTATCTCAGATGGATGGTGAGAGATGACAACATCGATATAGGACTTTGGAACAGGGTAGATAAAAAAGATCTGATAATCCCGCTTGACACGCATACTTTCAACGTATCGCGCAGGCTGGGACTCCTCAAGCGCAAAACATACGATCTGCAAGCGGCAATAGAGCTGACATGCAGGCTGCGGGAATTCGATGAAAGCGATCCTCTCAAGTATGATTTTGCCTTTTACCGCATAGGACAGGAAAAACTCTTAGAGGATGTTGGCATGGCTAAACTACAACCGTACTTAAGCGGAGAGTTAAACATCCATGATGTATAA
- the tsaE gene encoding tRNA (adenosine(37)-N6)-threonylcarbamoyltransferase complex ATPase subunit type 1 TsaE gives MKEFILEKENLSELTKEVMSLLPGGGVIILRGALAAGKTTFVSAFAKEFGIEEAVTSPTFSLQQCYGENIFHYDIYNHGIEHFMALGMLEELEREGYHFVEWGDNTLIEILRSAEIPFVVISIEKLDDKRLYRVDDAHVKS, from the coding sequence GTGAAAGAGTTTATATTAGAAAAAGAGAACCTATCAGAACTTACCAAAGAGGTGATGTCGCTTCTTCCCGGAGGAGGCGTCATTATTTTGCGCGGTGCGCTGGCAGCAGGAAAGACGACTTTTGTTTCTGCATTTGCTAAAGAGTTCGGCATAGAAGAGGCGGTCACCTCTCCTACGTTTTCTCTTCAGCAGTGTTACGGAGAGAATATTTTCCATTACGATATCTATAACCACGGTATAGAGCACTTCATGGCTTTGGGAATGCTTGAAGAACTGGAGCGAGAGGGGTATCATTTTGTAGAGTGGGGCGACAATACGCTCATAGAGATACTTCGTAGCGCCGAGATACCGTTTGTGGTGATAAGTATAGAAAAACTTGACGATAAAAGATTATATAGGGTAGACGATGCACACGTTAAGAGCTGA
- a CDS encoding AEC family transporter has product MENFILIILCIVLGYAIQKSKVFSDNAAITLNQFVIYISLPAMVLLQVPKLTFSVELVIPVVIAWAVMGTTALLTLYVSRWLAFSKEVTGALMLVTVLTNSSFLGIPLISAYMGQEALPYVMVYDQLGSFIALSVYGTFIASYYSHKSEVSFKIIAAKVFTFPPFLVLIIAFLLMGTKFDANITKVLSSLANTIVPVALVAVGLQLKLRLTRDELIPFSISLMIKLILAPLIAILVAKSFGWDNQASQVAIMEAGMAPMITAGAIASMTGLAPKLSSAIVGYGILFSFVTVHILYGIIG; this is encoded by the coding sequence ATGGAAAATTTTATTCTTATCATACTCTGCATAGTTTTGGGCTATGCTATTCAAAAATCCAAGGTGTTTTCTGATAATGCCGCCATCACTTTAAACCAGTTTGTCATCTATATTTCGCTTCCGGCGATGGTGCTTTTGCAGGTTCCAAAACTCACTTTTTCGGTCGAGCTTGTTATCCCCGTAGTCATCGCATGGGCGGTTATGGGAACAACGGCTCTGCTGACTTTGTATGTAAGCAGATGGCTCGCTTTTAGCAAAGAGGTCACGGGTGCTTTGATGCTTGTCACAGTCCTTACGAACTCTTCATTTTTAGGTATTCCGCTCATAAGTGCATATATGGGGCAGGAGGCTCTGCCTTATGTCATGGTCTACGATCAGCTCGGGAGTTTTATCGCTCTTTCTGTCTACGGGACGTTCATAGCCTCATACTATTCGCATAAAAGCGAAGTAAGTTTCAAGATCATTGCCGCAAAGGTTTTTACTTTTCCGCCTTTTCTTGTTTTAATCATTGCGTTTTTACTGATGGGAACGAAATTTGACGCAAACATAACAAAGGTACTTTCCTCTTTGGCTAACACCATTGTCCCTGTTGCGCTTGTGGCCGTAGGACTGCAATTGAAACTACGCCTGACGCGCGATGAGTTAATACCTTTTAGCATATCGTTGATGATAAAATTGATCTTGGCTCCGCTTATCGCCATTTTAGTGGCAAAATCTTTTGGCTGGGACAATCAAGCCTCGCAGGTCGCTATCATGGAAGCGGGAATGGCACCGATGATAACGGCGGGAGCGATAGCATCCATGACCGGACTCGCACCGAAACTAAGCTCGGCAATAGTCGGGTACGGAATATTGTTCTCCTTCGTGACGGTGCATATCCTTTACGGGATCATCGGCTGA
- the lptB gene encoding LPS export ABC transporter ATP-binding protein, with the protein MHTLRAEKLIKKIKSLEIVKGISLEVKSGEVVGLLGPNGAGKTTTFYMICGLIESTSGDVFFDGENLSKLPLHKRAVKGIGYLPQEASIFKDLSVEDNLLVAAQASNMSKEEQESRLLELLDMFNIEPIRYRKGISLSGGERRRVEIARALVNKPKFLLLDEPFAGVDPIAVLDIQNVIKQLVEYGIGVLITDHNVRETLAVCDRAYVIKSGTLLASGTSDEIGRNADVRTHYLGEDFKF; encoded by the coding sequence ATGCACACGTTAAGAGCTGAAAAACTGATAAAAAAGATAAAATCGCTGGAGATCGTAAAAGGTATCTCTTTAGAGGTAAAAAGCGGCGAAGTCGTCGGACTTTTAGGGCCTAACGGTGCAGGGAAGACCACGACGTTTTATATGATATGCGGACTTATTGAAAGTACCAGCGGCGATGTGTTCTTTGATGGAGAGAACCTTTCAAAACTTCCTCTTCATAAGCGGGCGGTAAAAGGGATAGGGTATCTTCCGCAGGAAGCTTCTATCTTTAAAGACTTAAGTGTCGAGGATAACCTTCTTGTTGCCGCACAGGCTTCCAACATGAGCAAAGAGGAGCAGGAAAGCCGTTTACTGGAACTTTTGGATATGTTCAATATCGAGCCTATCCGATACAGAAAAGGGATTAGCCTGAGCGGCGGAGAACGGCGCCGGGTGGAGATAGCCAGAGCCTTGGTGAACAAACCGAAATTTCTGCTTCTGGATGAACCTTTTGCGGGGGTCGATCCCATTGCGGTACTTGATATTCAAAACGTCATAAAACAGCTTGTCGAATACGGCATAGGCGTACTGATAACCGATCATAACGTCCGTGAGACGCTCGCGGTCTGCGACAGAGCGTATGTCATCAAATCAGGTACCCTGCTGGCAAGCGGTACCAGCGATGAGATAGGCAGGAATGCCGATGTAAGGACGCATTACCTAGGGGAGGATTTCAAGTTTTAG